The Amblyomma americanum isolate KBUSLIRL-KWMA chromosome 6, ASM5285725v1, whole genome shotgun sequence genome has a window encoding:
- the LOC144136293 gene encoding uncharacterized protein LOC144136293 — protein MSLIKDRIVHSPYPDVEIPECTLYNFVAQALKKHGDKTAYIEGTKAISYAELLKMVRQFATGFQQSGVCRGDRVILALNNTTDGIIAILSLMLSGCVVCFCSGPRTKQELVYHVKDAKASFCLTDDESLASIVEQQSQCGFKKIFVSVDVPGYVSVSSFKQLPEMALETLQEGDTKKALCAIAYTSGTTGEPKGVMISQYSFVACIQNSLGIKCVEKSDIAMVLWVLISISSIRIFLNLMVLGCTTVVVKPKSGSKKLMEEIRRHNVSIVCASASPMSNLANDAHSQGEKLPCVRRTCSIGGSLLPSTVEKMRDVFQLVSLAHVYGLTEAAGSVLVPPIDALAVPFLGFACPNVVVKVVDTETRAPLPEGKGGEICFKIPSVMMGYLNKPEQTRKVIDSEGWVSSGDCGYYDAEGRVFYIDRLVDTVKCIGYHVPTAELEELIVTMHEVREAAVVGIQNTAYQDSPVAFVVLKEGVTAGQPLAQRIKKHVAERSPKHMHLYGGVVFLESLPKNNLGKVLKKDLRKMAVDSKTQRLCVE, from the exons ATGTCTCTTATAAAGGACCGTATTGTGCACTCTCCTTACCCAGACGTCGAAATTCCGGAATGCACGCTTTACAATTTTGTAGCACAAGCTCTGAAGAAACATGGAGACAAGACAGCTTAT ATCGAAGGCACCAAGGCGATTAGTTATGCCGAACTCCTGAAGATGGTGCGTCAGTTTGCGACGGGATTCCAGCAAAGCGGGGTCTGCCGCGGCGACCGCGTCATTCTGGCGCTCAACAACACGACCGACGGAATTATCGCCATCCTCTCGCTCATGCTGTCCGGCTGCGTTGTGTGTTTCTGCAGTGGACCCAGAACAAAAC AGGAGCTGGTGTATCATGTCAAGGACGCCAAAGCATCGTTTTGCCTGACAGACGACGAGAGTTTGGCATCCATCGTTGAACAGCAGTCTCAGTGCGGCTTTAAG AAAATATTTGTCAGCGTGGATGTTCCTGGCTACGTCTCCGTCAGCTCATTCAAGCAGCTCCCAGAGAtggcgttggagacactccaggAAGGCGACACAAAAAAGGCCCTCTGCGCCATCGCCTACACCTCAGGGACAACTGGCGAGCCGAAAGGAGTCATGATCTCGCAGTACAGTTTCGTGGCCTGCATCCAGAACTCGCT TGGCATCAAGTGTGTGGAAAAAAGCGACATAGCTATGGTCCTGTGGGTTCTCATCTCGATCAGCTCCATCCGGATCTTTCTGAACTTAATGGTGCTTGGCTGCACCACTGTGGTGGTCAAGCCGAAAAGCGGAAGTAAGAAGCTCATGGAAGAAATCAGAAGACACAAC GTGTCGATCGTGTGTGCCTCGGCGTCACCGATGTCGAACCTGGCCAACGACGCCCACAGCCAAGGAGAGAAACTGCCCTGTGTACGGCGGACCTGCAGCATCGGCGGTTCGCTGCTGCCGTCTACGGTGGAGAAGATGCGCGACGTTTTCCAGCTGGTGTCGCTTGCGCACGTCTACGGGCTCACCGAGGCGGCAGGCAGCGTTTTGGTGCCACCAATCGACGCCCTGGCAGTGCCCTTCCTTGGCTTTGCTTGCCCCAACGTCGTCGTCAAG GTGGTAGACACTGAGACACGAGCACCACTTCCAGAAGGCAAAGGTGGCGAAATCTGCTTCAAGATTCCGAGCGTGATGATGGGCTACTTGAACAAGCCAGAACAGACCCGGAAGGTTATTGACTCCGAGGGATGGGTTTCGTCGG GAGACTGCGGCTACTACGACGCTGAGGGCCGTGTCTTCTACATCGACCGGCTTGTGGACACGGTGAAGTGCATCGGCTACCACGTGCCCACGGCGGAGCTTGAGGAACTCATCGTGACCATGCATGAAGTGCGCGAGGCCGCTGTGGTGGGCATACAAAACACAGCATACCAGGACTCGCCGGTCGCGTTCGTCGTGCTCAAGGAGGGCGTAACTGCGGGCCAGCCCCTCGCGCAGAGGATCAAGAAGCACGTGGCGG AACGTTCTCCCAAGCACATGCATCTCTACGGTGGAGTCGTATTCCTCGAAAGCCTCCCGAAGAACAACTTAGGAAAAGTGCTCAAGAAGGACCTCAGAAAAATGGCCGTGGATTCAAAAACACAGAGGCTGTGCGTGGAGTGA